One Blastopirellula marina genomic region harbors:
- a CDS encoding phage terminase small subunit P27 family: MAKGRIPKPKQINDLKGDTHKRRRHTVEPKAPSDLPQCPSYLGDIAQKEWVHVTTQLKQMGLLSTADTTAIAMYCASFERWQQACETRKKCGDFIKTPNGHMQPGPWMSQIRQAEDSCRRWLIEFGLTPAARSRMAIPKEAAKSSVLSFAKKKSA, translated from the coding sequence ATGGCAAAAGGCAGAATTCCCAAACCGAAACAAATCAACGACCTGAAGGGCGATACCCACAAAAGGAGACGGCATACCGTTGAGCCGAAGGCTCCTTCTGATCTGCCACAATGCCCCAGTTATCTCGGAGACATTGCTCAAAAGGAATGGGTTCACGTGACAACTCAACTCAAACAAATGGGGCTTTTGTCCACGGCTGATACGACCGCAATTGCCATGTATTGTGCCTCCTTCGAGAGATGGCAGCAAGCGTGCGAAACACGCAAGAAATGCGGGGATTTCATCAAAACCCCAAACGGGCACATGCAGCCGGGGCCATGGATGTCCCAAATTCGGCAGGCTGAAGATAGTTGCCGCAGATGGCTTATTGAATTCGGCCTTACACCGGCAGCCAGAAGCAGAATGGCAATTCCTAAAGAAGCAGCAAAGAGTTCTGTTCTTTCGTTTGCCAAAAAGAAATCTGCATAA
- a CDS encoding HNH endonuclease signature motif containing protein — protein sequence MVPNRYEQSQQRKEDRAFYSSARWQRCRKRYIQQQPLCECGCGEMATEVHHKIDRKERPDLAFDFDNLEAMTKPCHSRITRERQLEKKSSKKEEDGNV from the coding sequence ATGGTTCCAAATCGATACGAGCAAAGCCAACAACGTAAGGAAGACCGAGCTTTTTACTCGTCAGCGAGATGGCAGCGATGCCGAAAACGATACATACAACAGCAGCCTCTTTGCGAGTGTGGATGTGGTGAAATGGCAACCGAGGTCCATCACAAAATTGATCGCAAGGAACGACCAGATTTAGCCTTCGATTTTGACAATCTCGAAGCCATGACAAAGCCATGTCACTCCCGTATTACGAGGGAGCGACAACTCGAAAAGAAATCATCAAAGAAGGAGGAAGATGGCAACGTTTAG
- a CDS encoding phage portal protein, translating to MFNIFNWFRTATEKPQQYSDFGERLANVGGSVSVTEKTAINQVNVFACIRAISETMATLPFPVYSRLENGGKDRLRDHPVNRILNLTYDGEGDSIVWRDAMIGHVLGWGNGYSEIEFTRGGEALAVHLVPPNKVKPERTKAGKIQYKVEDSFVPIPASKMLHIAGLGFDGVRGYSPIKIGKSAITLAMNAEQFGSTWFSNGSRGQAVLRHTETLSTEAQARLRNNIEHIHQGPENAHRLLILEEGMSLEQLGVPPEDAQFLGTRLFQLQEICRLYRISPVVVQELSRSTFSNNEQEMISFVVHTLRPWCRRFENQVNRKMFSESEQKHLFAEHLIDGLLRGDRSTRDASYAVGRQWGWYSADDVLELENRNPLPDGQGKQYLVPGNMIDAASFVKKTEEEPTPPAPVEEPQDDSQEEPQHGESTDDTTDNTEAAQASLDCVRDNIDRMLRREVESMRKASRKPNEFLNLMDAFYQNHHLMVFRAVMPSLTALNAVTGQTYSIHDLTAQIVDTGQNELLDLSGTVEADELPEAVEQWAELRLGKANEIIAQLAT from the coding sequence ATGTTCAACATCTTTAATTGGTTCCGCACAGCTACAGAAAAACCGCAGCAATACAGCGATTTCGGCGAACGTTTGGCAAATGTTGGAGGTAGCGTTTCCGTTACCGAAAAAACGGCCATCAATCAGGTCAATGTTTTTGCATGTATTCGAGCAATTTCCGAGACGATGGCAACCTTACCATTCCCTGTCTACAGTCGCTTGGAGAATGGTGGCAAGGATCGTCTGCGAGATCATCCGGTTAATCGGATTCTCAATCTCACGTATGACGGAGAGGGTGATTCCATTGTCTGGCGTGATGCCATGATTGGCCATGTTCTCGGATGGGGAAACGGTTATAGCGAGATCGAGTTTACTCGTGGTGGCGAGGCTTTAGCTGTTCATCTTGTGCCGCCAAATAAAGTAAAGCCAGAACGAACCAAAGCTGGGAAAATCCAATACAAAGTCGAAGACTCTTTTGTGCCTATTCCTGCATCGAAAATGCTCCACATTGCAGGACTTGGTTTTGACGGCGTTCGGGGTTACTCGCCTATCAAGATCGGCAAATCAGCCATCACTCTTGCAATGAATGCTGAGCAATTCGGTTCTACATGGTTCTCAAATGGCTCACGTGGTCAAGCTGTCTTGCGACACACAGAAACCCTAAGTACCGAAGCACAGGCTAGATTAAGAAATAACATTGAACATATCCACCAAGGACCAGAGAACGCTCACCGGTTGTTGATCCTTGAAGAAGGCATGAGCCTAGAACAACTTGGTGTTCCACCAGAGGACGCTCAATTTCTCGGAACACGACTATTTCAACTCCAAGAAATCTGTCGTCTCTATCGAATCTCTCCCGTTGTCGTACAAGAACTATCACGTTCAACATTCAGTAACAATGAACAAGAGATGATCTCTTTCGTGGTCCATACATTACGCCCATGGTGTAGACGATTCGAGAACCAAGTTAACAGAAAGATGTTCTCCGAATCGGAACAAAAACATCTATTCGCTGAACATCTAATTGATGGGTTGCTTCGTGGTGATCGCTCCACACGTGATGCTTCCTATGCAGTTGGTCGTCAATGGGGCTGGTATTCGGCAGATGATGTCTTGGAATTGGAAAACAGAAACCCACTTCCTGACGGACAGGGAAAACAATATCTCGTACCCGGAAACATGATCGATGCCGCTTCATTCGTTAAGAAGACTGAAGAGGAACCAACACCACCGGCACCAGTGGAGGAACCGCAGGACGATTCCCAAGAAGAACCACAACACGGGGAATCGACCGACGATACGACTGACAACACCGAAGCCGCACAAGCTTCCTTGGATTGTGTGAGAGACAACATCGACAGAATGCTTCGTCGTGAGGTGGAATCCATGCGGAAGGCATCACGCAAACCCAACGAATTTCTCAACTTGATGGATGCGTTTTATCAGAACCATCATCTCATGGTTTTCAGGGCCGTCATGCCGTCGCTAACCGCTCTAAATGCCGTGACGGGTCAAACATATAGCATCCATGATCTGACGGCCCAAATCGTTGATACGGGCCAAAATGAACTATTGGATTTGAGCGGTACGGTCGAAGCCGATGAATTGCCCGAAGCCGTGGAACAATGGGCCGAATTGAGGCTGGGAAAAGCCAATGAAATCATAGCCCAACTGGCTACATAG
- a CDS encoding DUF2158 domain-containing protein: MVRLKSGGPQMTVDHIENDDVHVAWFDGRKCKRVILTEIMLCLVNEQEDE, encoded by the coding sequence GTGGTCAGATTGAAATCAGGCGGACCACAGATGACCGTTGACCACATCGAGAATGATGATGTGCATGTTGCTTGGTTCGACGGTCGAAAATGCAAGAGAGTTATTCTCACAGAAATTATGCTTTGCCTCGTCAACGAACAGGAGGACGAATGA
- a CDS encoding helix-turn-helix domain-containing protein, with the protein MPDRKPDPSFNITDFEDAESLLDYIQTIGENVHWEYKARGEYSKNANALKAKVSREVSAFANTEGGYLVFGVSETLTDRENGQVIKSRSEMKPDRSYDYTYNIDGWDSLKTMDAMESYLNGIVSKSVMPNLIQFKVVRVNRRDKAQDPIFVAIIEKSDTAPHQTNYDDKHFVYYWRQGDKSEQAPHYHLENLRNRVTRTVLRIEGWQFVIPKIEDHTANYYVEMTLQLFIRNVTFQIATHWGIHVKNISEHSNWKPIDSDGSLESGIVVGNPNAVILPTQLLTVNVRLKSKVPTHPIRGSLNSMLEARVAELTLLARPISQNNVGEEVELRNMGDGRLEQEIHDKLCRLHGR; encoded by the coding sequence ATGCCTGACAGAAAACCTGACCCTTCGTTCAATATCACCGATTTTGAAGATGCCGAGTCTCTGCTGGATTACATTCAAACCATAGGGGAAAACGTCCACTGGGAATACAAAGCCAGAGGCGAGTATTCAAAAAATGCAAACGCACTAAAGGCGAAGGTGTCACGTGAGGTGTCGGCATTTGCGAATACAGAAGGTGGCTACCTTGTTTTCGGTGTCTCGGAAACGCTCACTGACAGGGAGAATGGGCAGGTCATCAAGTCTCGTTCCGAGATGAAACCCGACAGAAGCTATGACTATACTTACAACATCGATGGCTGGGATTCTCTCAAAACTATGGATGCGATGGAGAGCTACCTTAACGGCATTGTGTCGAAGTCCGTAATGCCGAATCTAATTCAGTTTAAGGTGGTGAGGGTCAATCGTAGAGATAAAGCACAAGACCCGATTTTCGTTGCGATCATCGAAAAAAGCGATACCGCCCCCCATCAAACGAACTACGACGACAAACACTTTGTTTATTACTGGCGGCAGGGAGACAAATCTGAGCAAGCTCCACACTACCACCTTGAGAATCTGAGAAATCGAGTCACTCGCACTGTTCTTCGAATTGAAGGATGGCAGTTCGTCATTCCTAAAATTGAGGACCACACAGCAAACTACTATGTGGAAATGACATTACAGTTGTTTATCAGAAATGTCACATTCCAAATTGCGACCCATTGGGGGATTCATGTCAAGAACATCTCCGAACACAGCAATTGGAAGCCAATCGACAGCGACGGTTCGCTTGAAAGCGGAATCGTGGTTGGAAATCCGAATGCCGTAATCTTGCCGACGCAACTCTTGACGGTGAACGTGAGATTGAAGTCAAAAGTTCCAACGCATCCAATTCGGGGTTCTCTCAATTCAATGCTGGAAGCTAGAGTAGCAGAACTAACCTTGTTGGCTCGCCCAATTAGCCAGAACAATGTGGGTGAGGAAGTCGAGCTTCGAAACATGGGTGATGGCAGACTCGAACAGGAGATTCATGACAAGCTCTGTAGACTGCATGGGCGTTAA
- a CDS encoding terminase large subunit yields the protein MAKRRKLVPKQYIVTDADRKAIKEGCWFDQDAADHVCDFIETFCVYTKNFDDELVGHLVVLLPWQRWFLSMLFGWKRKDGRRRFRAASVWIPKKNGKTTLCAWVILYLLCADGEPAAEVYSAANSQVQAREIWKECKHIIDDSPELAEVLEHAKSTSRVTYEATRSFYAAISSSPKTAEGLNASGVVVDEVHRFDKPRDEDFFNALRWSGKARKNPLFITISTAGVFDPQSTGWKLYKVAKDILQGINTQTDILPLVYEGDPDDNWHTTTPDGKPNKDCEKVWKKSNPSLGIAIDIDDFRSDVEAIEQNPSQLSAFLRYNFNLWQSSSMSWITDDRWMTCQGSTNLSQEQIDSMRWTAGLDMARTIDLTAFVLVGRDDENDKTYVICFFWCSKEQASLRQKRDQVNYETWANAGLIRTHEGEVIDYNKVRADILKICETYPVEKIAIDRFTANATAQQLQDDGLPVVFYGQGFKDMSPAVSEVERLIFSKELVHDNAVLRWMMSNVEIVTDDAGNVKCSRKRSREKIDGVISLCMAVGVGMEPEKKRSVYEDRDIFVV from the coding sequence ATGGCAAAACGAAGAAAACTAGTTCCGAAACAATACATCGTCACCGATGCAGACCGCAAGGCAATCAAAGAAGGTTGCTGGTTCGACCAAGATGCAGCAGATCATGTCTGCGACTTCATTGAGACATTCTGCGTATACACAAAAAACTTCGATGATGAACTCGTCGGCCATCTAGTTGTATTGCTGCCTTGGCAACGTTGGTTTCTCTCCATGTTGTTTGGATGGAAACGCAAAGATGGAAGACGAAGGTTTCGGGCGGCTTCAGTGTGGATTCCTAAGAAGAATGGAAAGACCACGCTTTGTGCTTGGGTAATTCTTTACCTTTTATGTGCAGATGGTGAACCGGCAGCAGAGGTCTATTCTGCCGCAAATTCGCAGGTACAAGCACGTGAAATTTGGAAGGAATGCAAACACATCATCGATGACTCCCCAGAATTGGCGGAAGTTCTGGAACATGCCAAGTCAACAAGCCGTGTTACATACGAAGCAACACGTTCCTTCTATGCCGCAATCTCTAGCTCCCCAAAAACCGCAGAAGGCTTAAACGCTTCTGGTGTCGTCGTCGATGAAGTTCATCGATTCGACAAACCAAGAGATGAAGACTTCTTCAATGCCCTTAGATGGTCTGGCAAAGCAAGAAAGAATCCCCTCTTCATCACGATTAGCACGGCTGGCGTGTTCGATCCCCAATCAACCGGTTGGAAACTTTATAAAGTCGCCAAGGACATTCTCCAAGGCATCAACACGCAGACCGACATCCTGCCGCTTGTGTATGAGGGAGACCCAGACGACAACTGGCACACGACCACACCAGATGGAAAACCTAACAAGGACTGTGAGAAGGTTTGGAAGAAATCGAATCCTTCATTGGGGATCGCAATCGACATCGATGATTTTAGAAGTGATGTCGAAGCCATCGAACAAAACCCAAGCCAACTATCTGCATTCTTACGGTACAACTTCAATCTGTGGCAATCTTCGTCCATGTCTTGGATCACCGATGACCGGTGGATGACCTGCCAAGGCTCGACCAATCTCTCGCAAGAACAAATTGATTCCATGCGATGGACCGCTGGTCTGGATATGGCTCGCACTATCGACCTTACAGCATTTGTTCTCGTCGGTCGTGATGACGAGAACGACAAGACTTATGTAATTTGTTTCTTTTGGTGTAGCAAGGAGCAGGCATCATTGCGACAGAAACGAGACCAAGTGAACTACGAGACTTGGGCAAACGCTGGATTAATAAGAACCCACGAGGGTGAGGTCATCGATTACAACAAGGTTCGTGCAGACATCTTGAAAATATGCGAGACCTACCCTGTCGAGAAAATCGCCATTGACCGATTCACGGCAAACGCCACCGCTCAACAATTACAGGACGACGGTTTACCGGTGGTCTTCTATGGCCAAGGCTTTAAAGACATGTCTCCTGCCGTTTCCGAGGTCGAGCGTCTGATCTTCTCCAAGGAACTTGTTCACGACAACGCAGTTCTTCGTTGGATGATGTCGAATGTGGAGATAGTCACCGACGATGCAGGAAACGTGAAATGCTCTCGTAAACGATCACGAGAGAAGATCGATGGTGTTATTTCTCTTTGTATGGCGGTAGGTGTGGGAATGGAGCCGGAAAAGAAAAGGTCGGTCTATGAGGACCGGGATATTTTCGTGGTGTGA